From the genome of Desulfovibrio sp. JY:
CGGGCAGCTGGTGGTAGATGGCGCAGGGCATGCCGTAGACCAGGGACACCTTCCAGGCCGGCTCGATGCGGATGTCGGGATCGGCTGCGGCGGCCGCCATGTAGGCCGGGGACAGCAAGGCGTCCGGCGAGGCGAAGCGGCCGGCCCGGGGCGGATCGGGGTCGCCCGGCCGGGGCGGCTGCATGTCGTCGCGGGTCACGGCATGAAACGGCAGCGCGCCGGTTTTGACCAGATGCATGAGCTCGTCCGAAAGGGTCGCGTCGAGCCTGCGCCCCATGACGAGCCGCCCCAGCACCGAACAGTAGGCCACGGTGAGCGAGACCACCAGGTCGTCGGACTGGGTCAGCACGGTGTTGGCCGCGACGTTTACGGCCAGGGCGGCGGGATCGGCGGCGTAGCGCACGGCAATGGCCAGGGCGCGTTCGATGGCCTCGGTGGTGTCGGCCGGGCCGCCCGTTTGTTCCCAGGGGAGTTTCTGGAGGACCCGGCGTCGCCAGGCCTCGCGGATGGACTGGCTGGTGTAACGCCCGGGACCGCTGACCGGCGTGCCGTCGAGCAGCGGGAAGAGGTCGGTCTCGAGGCGTCGGCAGAAGTCGGCCTGATCGTAGCCGCCCCGGGCGACCAGGGATTCGGTGAGCATCTTGAGGATGAACCCGGCCTGGGAGAGTTCCCCCGCTTTGAGGCCGTCATGATAGCGGCCGGGTTTTGGATCGGTGTAGCCGGTGATCCAGTCGCCGTAATCGCGCCGCAGCGCGGCCAAGTCGTAGTACCAATGCGGGCCGACGCCCAGGGCGTCGCCGATAAACGCCCCCATGATCGCCCCGGTCGCCCGGTCCTGCCTGTCCTTGCCTGCCATGGGTTGCCTCCTTTTCATGAAAGGCCCCTGCGCCGAGGGGCCAGGCGGATGCGCACCTGGCCCGGGCGGAGGAGCCTCTCAACCTTCTTCTCCCAAAGATGCGGCCGAAGCGCAATCGCCTGCCCCGCCGCCCGGCCTGGCAGCCGGCCGGAGAGGGCTCGCGGGGAACCGGGAAACCGGATAGGCTCCAGACCATGGACGCACTTCTTTTCGGCATATCCGGCCTGCCGCACGGCGACGGCGGGCAAAAATTCACCTACGCCACGGCCATCCCCTATCTGCGCCGGCTCGGCCTCGACGCCATGGAACTGCCCTTCGTCAGGTCCGTCAACGTCACGGAGAAAAACCGGGACGCGATCCTGCGCAGCAAGGCGGAAAACGACTTCTATCTCTCGGCCCACGCCTCGTACTACATCAACCTCAACGCCGCCTCGACGGACAAGCAGGAGGCGTCCCTGGACCGCATCCGACAGGGAGCGCTGGCCCTGGCCATGGTGGGCGGGCGCAGGCTGGTCTTTCACCCCGGCTTCTACCTCGGCCAGCCGCAGGAAGAAGTCTACGCGGCCATCCGCGACAACCTGCGCAAACTGCCCGACATGGGCATCGAGTATCGCCTGGAAACGACGGGCAAGGGCACGCAGTTCGGCACCCTTGGGGAACTGTTGCAGCTCAGCCGGGACGTGCCCACCTGCAAGCCGTGCATCGACTTTTCCCACATCCACGCCCGGGGCAACGGGGCGCTTCGGCGCACGGCGGATTTCGGCAAGGTGCTTCGCGCCGTGGCTGACGCCCTGGGTCCGGAGGCGCTTGGCGACATGCACATCCACATCAGCGGCATCGAATACGGCCCGAAGGGCGAAAAGCGCCACCTGGGCCTTCGGGAAAGCGACTTCAACTACAAGGCCTGCCTGCGGGCCCTGCGGGATTACGCCGTCAAAGGCTGCGTCATCTGCGAGGATTCGCTGCTCGAAGACGACGCCCGGCTGCTCCAAAAGACCTACCGCGCCCTGTAGCCGGCGGCCAAGGGGCATGGATGCACCCGGCAAGCGCCCTCCTCCGCCAGCCTTCTTCCCGGCGCGGCTCCTCGGTCAATCCGCCGCCCGCCCCACGCAAAAGTGCCCCGAATCCCGGCGCGATGCCGAAAATCGGGGCACTTTCCGCTCCACGGAGCAACCGCGGATCAACCGCGGAACAGCTGCGACGGTTTTTTCCCGCCGGCCGCGCCGCTACTTTCCCTTAAACGCGATGCGGAAACAGGCGATGGCACCGCCCCAGGTGATGCCGAGGCCGAAAAGCATCATGACAATGGCACTGGTGGACATGGCCTATCTCCTTTTCAAAAAGTTCTTGTTCGTGTTCACGATGAGGGCAAAGGCATGGTTTTGCCGCGAACAGACGGCGGCGAAGGCGATGCAGATGAAAAGCGTGGACCAGCCGAAAGCCAGCGTCGCCGCCGTGGAGTAGCCGCCGTAATTCTTGGAGATATCGCCCACGAAATTCGACACCAGCATGAAAAACAGCATGGCGGGTGCGATGAACCGAATGCTGATGGACCAGAGCCGGCCGATCTTGATCTCCGAGGAGCTGTTGATATAGGCGCGCAGATCGTCGATCCGGCAGAACCAGGCGACGAAGATGATCTCGATGACGCCGCCGAGGAGCACGCCGAAGTTGTTGATGAAGTGATCGACGATATCGAGCAGCAACAGCCCGCCGCCTGTCGTAAAGGCAATGCTGATCACAAATCCGACGGTGCAGAAGATAAGGGCCGCCTTCTTGCGGGAGATGTCCATCTTTTCCATGAGCGCGGCCACCACGACTTCATTGAGTGAAATCATGGAGGACAGTCCGGCCACGGAAAGAGCCAGGAAGAACAACGTGCCGAAGAAGATGGGCGCGGGCATCAGGTTGATGGCCGTGGGCAGGGTGATAAACGCCAGTC
Proteins encoded in this window:
- a CDS encoding ADP-ribosylglycohydrolase family protein yields the protein MAGKDRQDRATGAIMGAFIGDALGVGPHWYYDLAALRRDYGDWITGYTDPKPGRYHDGLKAGELSQAGFILKMLTESLVARGGYDQADFCRRLETDLFPLLDGTPVSGPGRYTSQSIREAWRRRVLQKLPWEQTGGPADTTEAIERALAIAVRYAADPAALAVNVAANTVLTQSDDLVVSLTVAYCSVLGRLVMGRRLDATLSDELMHLVKTGALPFHAVTRDDMQPPRPGDPDPPRAGRFASPDALLSPAYMAAAAADPDIRIEPAWKVSLVYGMPCAIYHQLPAAYYLAARFHDDFESAVLHSLNGGGQNLARTMLTGALVGAQVGLSGIPPRFLQGLAQTSTLLALARALVEEKD
- a CDS encoding TIM barrel protein translates to MDALLFGISGLPHGDGGQKFTYATAIPYLRRLGLDAMELPFVRSVNVTEKNRDAILRSKAENDFYLSAHASYYINLNAASTDKQEASLDRIRQGALALAMVGGRRLVFHPGFYLGQPQEEVYAAIRDNLRKLPDMGIEYRLETTGKGTQFGTLGELLQLSRDVPTCKPCIDFSHIHARGNGALRRTADFGKVLRAVADALGPEALGDMHIHISGIEYGPKGEKRHLGLRESDFNYKACLRALRDYAVKGCVICEDSLLEDDARLLQKTYRAL
- a CDS encoding MetS family NSS transporter small subunit, with product MSTSAIVMMLFGLGITWGGAIACFRIAFKGK